CCACCGAGGTGATGACGGTGATCTTGAACGAGTCGCTCTCGCTGAACCCGACGGCCTCCCACAGCACGTTCGAGTAGTAGAAGATCACGTTGATGCCGACGAACTGTTGGAAGACCGACAGCAGGATGCCGACCCAGACGATCGGCATGAGTCCGAGCGCCGGCCCCTTCAGATCGGCCATCGACGGCTTCTTCTCGCTGTGCAGCGACCGCTGGATGCGGTCGATCCGCACTTCGAGGTTGCGCTGTCCGAGCAGGGTCGAGAGCACCCTGCGCGCCTCGGGGATCTTGTGGGTGGCGATCAGGTAGCGCGGCGACTCGGGGATGGTGAGCGACAGCACACCGTAGGCGACGGCAGGCACTGCCATGGCGAGGAACATCCAGCGCCATGCCTCGAGCCCGAACCACAGGGTGTCGTGCGACGATCCGGCGGCGTTGGCGAAGAGGTAGTCGACCAGCAGCGAACAGAAGATGCCGGTGACGATCGCGAGTTGTTGGAGCGATCCGAGCCGGCCGCGGATGGCGGAGGGCGCGATCTCGGCGATGTACGCGGGTGCGATCACCGAGGCGGCGCCGACGCCGAGGCCGCCGACGATCCGGAACACCACGAGCATCCAGAGCGACTGGGCGAAACCGGCGCCGAGGGCGCTGACGAAGAACAGGACGGCGGCGAGCTTCATGACGGCGAGTCGGCCGACCCGGTCGGCGAGGCGGCCGGCGTAGATCGCTCCTGCGGCCGCACCGAGCAGCGCGGACGCGACGGCGAACCCGAGGGAGGCGGAGCCGACCTCGAACCTCGTCTCGATCGCCGACACCGCGCCGTTGATCACCGCGCTGTCGTAACCGAAGAGGAAACCGCCGAGAGCAGCGACCGAGGCGATGCGGACGGCGCTGCGACCGCTGCTGGTATCGCTGTCGTCGTAGATGGATTCGCCGTCAGGGACGGGTGCGTGCTCGCTCATCGATGAGCCTCCTGGGGTGCGGACGGGGCGGGCGACCCGCGCCGGTGTTCTGAGGTATCCGTGGTGACCACGTTGTGTCTCGTGGTGGCGATGGTGCCGCTGAGGCAAGGCACGACGCTACGCCTTCGGGGTCGCTCGCGGGCCGAATCACCGGGTCGGCTTCGCCGGGCCGACGCAGGGCCGACGCCGGGCCGACGCGAGGCCCGGATAGGAAAAGGTCCGTCGTTCGTTGTACCCACCGATGTCCATGACGACCCGACCCATCCACGTCACGCCGCAGCGGGAGCACAACGCGCGGCGTGTGCCGTTGTCGTCCGCGCTGTGGGCCGGTGGCGCGATCACCTTCGCTCTCGGTGTCGGCGTGATGTTGGTGCGGATCTTCCTGCACACCTGGACCGGCGCCGACTGGGACACCCGGCTGATGGGGATCCTCGGCGGCCCGCCGGAGGCATTTGGCCGGATCATGCGGTTCGTGCAGACGGTGTCACCGATGACGGTGGCCGTGACGCTGCTGGTGAGCATGGGGGTCGCGCTGGCCAGGCGGAGGTACGCGATCGCGGCGGCGACCGGCGTGCTGGTGGTGGGCGCGACGCTCACGACGCAGGTGCTGAAGTATCAGGTGCTCGACCGGGTGGGCACGATGCAGAACGCCCTCCCGAGCGGCCACAGCACGGCAGCGTTGCTGTGGGCGTTGGGTGCTGTGCTGGTGGCGCCGCGCGCGTGGCGTCCGGCCGTCACCCTGGTGGGCATGGTCGTCGCGTGCACGATCGGCGTCGGCACCATCGCCGGACGCTGGCACCGCCCGTCCGACGTGGTGGCGGCGGCCTGCGTGTGTCTCGGCTGGGCCGCGGGTGCGGTGTTGTTGGCCGCGCTGCAACAACGCGGCCCCCGCCCGACGCGCAGCCGCGGGGGTCTCTACCTTGGCCTTGCGGTGCTTGGCACGGCGCTGTCGTGCGCCGTCTTCTTCGCGCTGGGTTTCACCCTTGCCGGGCAGGGGATCGAACGGATCGGCGCGTTCGTGGTGCTCGCGACGGTGGCGGGTGCCTGCGCCGGCACCGTGGCCTGGACGGCGTGGTACGCCGAACGCGAATTGCGCTGAGCCCGGGTGGTAGGAGTCGGTCGGACGCGGTCAGTCGGACGCGGCGTGCGGCACCTTCGGCCCGACCCACCAGGCGAACCAGCCGATCGCGCCGAGCGGGATCTCGGCCACGTGGGTGAAGATCGCGAACAACAACGCTCCGGCGGCGGCCGCCGGTTGATCGGCGCCCCAACTGGACAGCACCAGGATGATTCCGGCTTCGGCGACGCCGAGGCCGCCCGGGGTGATGCCGACGGCGCGCAACAGGCTGCCGATGGCGTATGCGGCGAACAGGTCGCTCACCGGCAGGTCGACGCCGACGGCCCGCATGATCTGCCAGAACAACACGAACCACACCAAGAGCTGCCCGATGACACCGATCGTCAGCGGGAACCAGCCGCGCCGGGTGAGCGCCGACATCCGCGATTGCTGGTCGATGAGCAGGTGCTCCAGGCGCGGACGGCGTCCCTTGCACAGGCGGCCGAGCAAGGGGCTGACCCGCAGGTCGAGCCATGCGCCGAGTGTGGCGGTGCGCACGGGGCTGGTGAGCGCGACGACGAAGGCGATGAGCAGGATGAGGCCGAGCACGGCGCCCCACCACGCGCCGGTGCTGACGGCCGACGGCAGCGCCTGTGAGTTTCGCGAGACCATTGCGATGCCGATGAGCGGCAAGGCGATTCGGGCGAGGACGTTCCAGATGCCGCTGACGATCAGGCCGGTGGAGATGGCGCGCCGCTTGAACCCCCACGAACGCAGGATCATCCAACTCGCGGCGAGCGCGGTGGCGCCGCCCCCGGGCATCGTGTTGGCCACGGCCGATCCGGTGACGTTGACGATCGCGGCCTTAGTGTGGCTGATGCCGGGCCAGGCTGCGGTGAGGGTGAACGTGTAGATCCACAGGCCCAGCAGCATCAGGCCGGCGAAGCCGAGCGACGAGAGAACACCGACCGACCGCAGGTGGTGGCCGATGTCTGTCCAAGTGGTCTTCGCCAGCCACGGCAGACCCCAGATGATCAGGGCGGCGGCCAGCGCCATGCCGAGCACCACGTTGAGCACGCTCTTCCAGGTGAGCTTGGGCATCTCGGGCTGGAGGTCCTGGGTGTCCTCCGCGAGTTCGATGTCGACGGATGCGTCGCCAGTGGGTTCGGTCATGGCAGTCCCGCGAAGATGTCACGCGCGACCGGGCCGTCGTGCTGCGGGTCGACGAACCACTCGCGACCGAAGACGAGGTCGTAGAGCGGACGCGGGATGCGCAGGAACGCGGCCAGCGTGCGGTCGCCGTCGTCGGCCGTCGCCTGCGAAGCGTGTGCCGCCATCGACGCCCGCTTGGCCGCGATGTGGCGATGGACGTCGATGCGGTGGGTGATCTGTGCGCGGGCGCTGAACGCGCGCTCGTAGACCTCCATGTCGAACGCGTCGGGGAACTTGTACACCTTCGAGGTGGCTTTTAGGGCATTGACGAGCAGGTCGCGCGGCACCGTCGCCTGCAGTACCCGTCGGGTGCCGGCGAGTTCGGCGGCGCGGGCCGCGACGTGGTGCACCCGCACGTGGTCGCGGTGGCCGTAGCCCCCTTGTGGGTCGTAGCTGGTGAGCACCTCGGCGTGTTCCTCGTCGAGCACCGCAGCGAGCCTGTCGGCGGCATCCTCGACCGACGCGGCCACCAGCGAGTTCGTGGGAGGGTCACCGTCCATGCCGGAGTCGGCATAGCCGAGGTGCACCACGCGGGCGACGCCCAGCGCGTCCGCGCTGCGACGCAACTCACCGAGGCGACGCGCACCCAGCCCGCCGTCGTCCCGGAACTCACCCGCTGCCAAACCCAAACCCCCGTCGGTCGCCGTCACGAGCACCACACGATGCCCCGCCGCCGCGGCCTTGGCCATCGTTCCGCTGGTGAGCAGGGCTTCGTCGTCGGGGTGCGCATGGAACGCGACCAGTGTGTGCGACATCGCCGACATTCTCGCGCATGACATGCTTACGCCCGTGAAGGTGGCCCTTTTGTCGGACTGCTACCTGCCCAGGCTGGGCGGTATCGAGGTCCAGGTGCACGACCTGGCCCGCAACCTACGCAGGGCAGGTCACGAGGTCGTCGCCTTCACCGCCACCCGCGAACCGGGTCAGCAGCGCAACGAGGTCGAGATCATCGACGGCATCCCGGTGCACCGTCTCGCGATCCCGATGCCGCACGGCCTACCGATCAACCCCCTCGCCCCGCCCACGCTGCGCCGCTTGCTGCGGGCCGGTGAGTTCGACGTCGCGCACGTGCACATGGGTGTGGTGGCGCCGTTCTCGATGGACTGTGCCCGGGTCGCGCTCGGTCTCGATCTGCCGACCGCCGTCACCTGGCACTCGCTGCACGCCCGGATGGAGGGCCCGATCCGCCTCGCCGGCTATGTGGCGCGCTGGGCGAAGTCGGGCGCGGCGTTGTCGGCGGTGTCAGGTGTCGCGGCGCAATCGGTGATGTCGCTCGCCGGTCTGCAGCACAAGGTGGCGATCCTGCCGAACGGCATCGACACCGAGCAGTGGGCGCCGCTCGCGCGCGCACCCAAGGCGGACGGCGAACCGGTGCGGATCGTCTCGGCCATGCGGTTGATGGGGCGCAAACGGCCGCTGGAACTGCTCGACATCGTGCACGAGGCGCGCCGCCAGGTGCCTGACATCGACCTGCGGCTGGAGGTGCTGGGAGAGGGGCCGCTGCGACCGAAGGTCGAGCATCGCGCCCGTGAACTGGGCGCGCAGGAGTGGTTCAGCGCTCCGGGGCGGATGACCCGCACCCAGGTGCAGGAGCGTTACCGGCTGAGCGACATCTACATCGCGCCGGCCGAGCTGGAGGCGTTCGGCATCGCGGCGCTGGAGGCGCGGACGACCGGGTTGCCGGTGGTGGCGCCGCGTAAGAGCGGTGTGTCGGAGTTCATCGAGCACCGCGTCAACGGACTGCTCGCCGGCGACGACGCCGGCATGGCCGATGCGCTCGCCCGATTGGCGTCCGATCGCGAACTGCGCGAGGGGATGATCCGACACAACACCGAGGTGCTGCCCAAGGAGTCGTGGGACAGCGTCGTGCTGATGGTCGAGGCGGAGTACGCCCGCGCCATCGACCAGATGCGCGAGAGCTGAGTCAGAACAGCCGGGCCGCCTTGGCCTCTGCCGGTTCCTTGGGGTCGAGCAGGAACCGTTTGCGGTCGAGCCCCCCGGCGTAACCGGTGAGCGAACCGTCCGACCCGACGACGCGGTGGCAGGGGATGACGATGCTGATCGGGTTGTGTCCGACGCTGCGCCCCACGGCCTGCGCCATGTTCGGGTTGCCGAGTTCGCGCGCGATCGCGCCGTAGGTGGTCTTCGCACCGTACGGGATCGCCATCAGCAGATCCCAGACCCGCTCCGACAGCGGATCGCCGTGGGTGCGCAGCGGCAGGTCGAAGGTGGTGCGCTCGCGGCGGAAGTACTGCGCGAATTGCGTCGTGGCGAGCCCGAGCACATCATCCGAGGTCGGCTCGACCTGCGGTCCGAAGTCGTCCTGCGCCGGTTTGACCCAGTGTCCGGGGAAGTAGGCCCCGACGATCGCGTCGTCGTCGGCGACGATGGTGAGTTCGCCGTGACGTCGTCGTTGATGTGTTTCGGGAACTTCGTCGACAGCTTGCGGAACATCCGATCGCCGTATCGCCGGCCGATGCCGTAGCCGATCGAGTCACCGGTGGTTGCTCCGAGCACCACGGCCAGCGCGACGAAGTGCGGGCTCAGGTCGGAGCCGGAGTGGGCCGACAGCATCGCGGCGGCGACGAGCACGACCTCGCCGGGCAGCGGGATGCCCAGACTTTCGACGCCGACCACCAGGGTCACGCCGAGGTAGACCAGCAACAGCGGCACCCCGAGCAGCAGGTGCTCGATCGAGTTGATCATCCGGTGGTGCCTCTACTTCGTCAGTGCCAACCGGCGGGGTCGGTGCCGCCGGGAATGTCCGACTCCGGATGGTACGGCGTGCGACTGAAGCGGAAGCTGCCGAGATCGAGGTACTGCGTGCCCTCGACCTCGTGCAGGTGCAGTCGCTCGCCGGCGTAGTACTCGTCGAGGCCGACCCAGCCACCGTCCGGATGGGTGACGAAGCGCGACCCGCGCCCCGACCTCGTCGGACGCAGGTCGAGCACGCCCTCGTGCACGGTCGCGACATGCTCCCGCGGGCCCCAGAACCACGTGCCGGTGACGTCGAGTTCGGTGGCCGAACCCGTTGCCGTCCAAGGCTGTACGTCGCGGGGGAGCGACTCGTCGAGCATCTCCAACAGGTCGTAGCCGAGGTCGAGGTCGAAGTTGCCGGTGGTGTTCGCCTGCACGACGAAACCGTCGCCGTTCGTCGGGTCGATGCGGAGCGCGGCGAGGTAACCGGGCATCGAGCCGCCATGACCGATGAATCGGCGCCGGTCGATGTTGAAGATGTCGAGCCCGAGCCCGTAGGCGCGCACCCACCGTCCGCCGGCGGTGTCGTCGATGGCGCCGGGCACCTGCATGTCGAGGCGCAGGTCGTCGGGCAGCACGCGGGCGTCGCCGCGGGCCAGGAAGCGCGCCCAGACGGCCAGGTCGAGCACCGTCGACCAGAGCTGTCCGGCGGGTGCCATCGCCCGTGAGTCGTGGGTGGGTTCGGCGTGCAGGAGGTCGGTGTGCGGGTGCACGGCCCAGCCGGGAGCGGCGTCGTCGGGCCGGTCGTAGCTGGTGCGAGTCATGCCGAGCGGTGCGAGAATGCGTTGCTGCACCGTCTCGAACCACGAACAATTTCGTTGGCGGGCAACGACTTCCCCGGCAACTGCGTAGCCCACGTTGGAGTAGTGGAAGCGCGCGCCGATGCGGTGCGCCCGCCGGATGCTGGGCAGCACTTCCTCCCAGGTGACGCCGTCGCTGCGTTCCCACCACGGCCCTTCGGTCTCGGCGTGCAGGCCGCTGGAGTGGTTGAGCAGCGCGGCCACCGGCACGCGGCGCATGGAGTCGCCGAGCTCGGGCAGGTGGTCGGTCACCGGGTCGTCGAGGTCGATGAGTCCTTCGGCGACGAGTTGCAGCACGGCGACGGCGACGAAGGTCTTGGTCAGCGATCCGATCCGGTACGGCGTGTCGGTCGTGGCGAGTGCCGAGCCCGGGCGGCCGTCGAGGTGCCCGACGGCGTCAGACCACGCGACGTCGCCGTCGCGCAGCAGTGCGCACGAGACCGACGGCGCCCGGTGTTCGCGTTGCTGCTGCAGGAGCGCGGCGTGAAGTCGTTGCGAGACGTCCATCGGGCCATCCAACCAGCCGCTGCTGCGCGTGCTCGCAGTGTCGAATCTCCCCATCCCTGCGTATCGGAAGTGATACGTCAGAGGGTGATCCAGTAACGGCGTTTGTCGCCGCGCACGTCCTCCAGCACGCCGCCGCAGCGCTCGATGGTGCGAGCGGACGCCAGATTGGTCGTCTCGCAGGTGACGAGCACCCGATCCATGCCGCGCTCGCGGGCCTTGTCGAGCGACGCCATCAGCGCCGCCGTCGCCACCCCGCGCCGGCGGGCCGAGGCGCGCACGCCGTAGCCGATGTGACCGCCCTGCTCACGCAGGAAGTCGTTGAGCGCGAACCGCAGGTTGAGCGAGCCGAGCACCCGCGCCGGCTCCTCGTCGTCGACGATCCAGTACAGCGCCGACGGCACGTAGCCCTCCGGCGGGTCGGTGAGGTTGCGGCGTTGCTGGGCGAGCCAGCGGTCGAAGCCGTCATCTGTCGCGAGCTCCTCCTCGGTGAACCCGAAGATCGAGTAGCCGTGAATGTGGCTGTCGCGGAACTCATCTCGCGACTCCCGCCAGGAGTCGCGCAGTTGTTCGGACGGTTCGACGAGGGTGATCATCCTCCGCACGTTAGTGCGGATGCGGCGACGGGCCACGACCGGTTCAGGTCGTGGCCCGTCGACGTCGGGCAGCGTTGGAAACTGCTCTGTGTCGTGCCGCGTCAGGCCGTGTCGGCGACGGTGAAGCGGGTGCCGCGGTGGGCCGGCTGCTCCAGCTCGTCGAGCGCGGCGACCGCGAAGGTGCCGGTGGTGACCGAGTCGCCGACCGGGCTGTCGGTGCCGAGCACGGGCTCGCCGGCCGGGCCGGGCGCGATCATCGGCGACGGCGCGAGCATCGTCCAGTCGAGCCCCTCGGCGGCGCGGTAGAGGTCGAGCACCGCTGCGAAGGCGTCGGACTCGGGCTTGTAGGCGGCGGGGAACTCAGGCGTGTCCTTGAGCAGGACGTCACCGACGGACAGGGCGCCGGCACCACCGACGACGAACAGGCGGGTCTGCGGTGCGGCAGCGATCAGGCGGCGGTGCGCCTCGATCGTCGGGGCCGTGTCACCGCCGGTGCGGTCGGACGGCACGGCAAGGACGAGTGCGTCGTAGGCGGTAGCGGCGCTGACCAGGGCGTCGGTGTCCTGGAGGTCGATCGTTGCGGACGGGAGGTCGCCGACGGTGCTGCCCGAGCGCGAGGCGATCGTGACGTCGTGGCCGCGGCGCGCGGCCTCCTTGGCGATGTCCGATCCGACCATGCCGGTGCCGCCGAGAACGAGGATCTTCATGAGCTCTCCTTTGTAGTTGACTCATCAACAACAACTCCGAACGGTCCGGAATATTCCGTCGGTCGGTGGTGCGAGGCGCGGGAGGGGCGTTGTCGGTGCCCCGACGTACCCTGGTGGGCGAGATGAGCAGCCTGTTCGACGACCTTCCCCTGCCCGGCCTGAGCCCTGAATCGGCGTCCCCGCACCGTGCGCCCAGCACGCCGTCCGCCTCCACCGAGGTCGACGAACACGGCGTCCCCACCTGGGCGAGCCTCGGCCACGACGCACCTGGCGGGGCCGCCGCGGGCGACGGGCCGCGCCGGCCGTCGATGCGCGACCCGGAGTCGTTGCTCGAAGGGCTCAACCCGCAGCAGAAGGAAGCCGTGCTGCACCAGGGGGCACCCCTGCTCATCGTGGCCGGCGCCGGCTCGGGCAAGACCCGCGTGCTGACCCACCGCATCGCCTATCTGATGGGTGCCCGCGGGGTGCAGCCCGGTCAGATCCTCGCGATCACCTTCACCAACAAGGCCGCCGCCGAGATGCGCGAGCGGGTCGAGGCACTCGTCGGGCCTCCCGCCCGGGCGATGTGGGTGTCGACCTTCCACTCGGCGTGCGTGCGCATCCTGCGCCGCGAGGCCACGAAGGTCGGGCTGAAGTCGACCTTCTCGATCTACGACGCCGCCGACAGTCAGCGGCTCATGGCGATGGTGATGCGCGACCTCGACCTCGACCCGAAGCGCTACCCGCCGCGATCGTTCAGCCACCAGGTGAGCAACCTCAAGAACGAACTCGTCGACGAGGAGACCTACGCCAGCAGGGTCGTCGAGGGCACCGACCAGGAGCGGATGCTCGCCGAGGCCTACACCGGATACCAGCGCCGTCTGCGCCAGGCCAACGCGCTCGACTTCGACGACCTCATCATGACGACCGTCAACATCCTGCAGGCGTTCCCGGACGTTGCGGAGTACTACCACCGCAGGTTCCGGCATGTGCTGGTCGACGAGTACCAGGACACCAACCACGCGCAGTACCAACTGGTGAAGGAACTCGTCGGCAGCGGCACCGACGACCCGGCCGTCGGGCAGGTGCCGCCGGCCGAACTGTGTGTGGTGGGTGACGCCGACCAGTCGATCTACGCCTTCCGCGGCGCCACGATCCGCAACATCATCGAGTTCGAGCAGGACTACCCGAACGCTCGCACCATCCTGC
This genomic stretch from Calidifontibacter indicus harbors:
- a CDS encoding sugar porter family MFS transporter, coding for MSEHAPVPDGESIYDDSDTSSGRSAVRIASVAALGGFLFGYDSAVINGAVSAIETRFEVGSASLGFAVASALLGAAAGAIYAGRLADRVGRLAVMKLAAVLFFVSALGAGFAQSLWMLVVFRIVGGLGVGAASVIAPAYIAEIAPSAIRGRLGSLQQLAIVTGIFCSLLVDYLFANAAGSSHDTLWFGLEAWRWMFLAMAVPAVAYGVLSLTIPESPRYLIATHKIPEARRVLSTLLGQRNLEVRIDRIQRSLHSEKKPSMADLKGPALGLMPIVWVGILLSVFQQFVGINVIFYYSNVLWEAVGFSESDSFKITVITSVVNILTTLIAIATVDKVGRKPLLLIGSVGMTISLAVMAFVFQTADVVTVDGVATPQLGDAAGVAALIAANVFVIAFGMSWGPIVWVLLGETFPNRLRAAALALAAGAQWVANWIVTVTFPSLRDVSLGMTYGIYAVFAALSFVFVLKWVRETKGVELEDMPE
- a CDS encoding phosphatase PAP2 family protein, which encodes MTTRPIHVTPQREHNARRVPLSSALWAGGAITFALGVGVMLVRIFLHTWTGADWDTRLMGILGGPPEAFGRIMRFVQTVSPMTVAVTLLVSMGVALARRRYAIAAATGVLVVGATLTTQVLKYQVLDRVGTMQNALPSGHSTAALLWALGAVLVAPRAWRPAVTLVGMVVACTIGVGTIAGRWHRPSDVVAAACVCLGWAAGAVLLAALQQRGPRPTRSRGGLYLGLAVLGTALSCAVFFALGFTLAGQGIERIGAFVVLATVAGACAGTVAWTAWYAERELR
- a CDS encoding lysylphosphatidylglycerol synthase transmembrane domain-containing protein; its protein translation is MTEPTGDASVDIELAEDTQDLQPEMPKLTWKSVLNVVLGMALAAALIIWGLPWLAKTTWTDIGHHLRSVGVLSSLGFAGLMLLGLWIYTFTLTAAWPGISHTKAAIVNVTGSAVANTMPGGGATALAASWMILRSWGFKRRAISTGLIVSGIWNVLARIALPLIGIAMVSRNSQALPSAVSTGAWWGAVLGLILLIAFVVALTSPVRTATLGAWLDLRVSPLLGRLCKGRRPRLEHLLIDQQSRMSALTRRGWFPLTIGVIGQLLVWFVLFWQIMRAVGVDLPVSDLFAAYAIGSLLRAVGITPGGLGVAEAGIILVLSSWGADQPAAAAGALLFAIFTHVAEIPLGAIGWFAWWVGPKVPHAASD
- a CDS encoding PIG-L deacetylase family protein, producing MSHTLVAFHAHPDDEALLTSGTMAKAAAAGHRVVLVTATDGGLGLAAGEFRDDGGLGARRLGELRRSADALGVARVVHLGYADSGMDGDPPTNSLVAASVEDAADRLAAVLDEEHAEVLTSYDPQGGYGHRDHVRVHHVAARAAELAGTRRVLQATVPRDLLVNALKATSKVYKFPDAFDMEVYERAFSARAQITHRIDVHRHIAAKRASMAAHASQATADDGDRTLAAFLRIPRPLYDLVFGREWFVDPQHDGPVARDIFAGLP
- a CDS encoding glycosyltransferase family 4 protein — its product is MKVALLSDCYLPRLGGIEVQVHDLARNLRRAGHEVVAFTATREPGQQRNEVEIIDGIPVHRLAIPMPHGLPINPLAPPTLRRLLRAGEFDVAHVHMGVVAPFSMDCARVALGLDLPTAVTWHSLHARMEGPIRLAGYVARWAKSGAALSAVSGVAAQSVMSLAGLQHKVAILPNGIDTEQWAPLARAPKADGEPVRIVSAMRLMGRKRPLELLDIVHEARRQVPDIDLRLEVLGEGPLRPKVEHRARELGAQEWFSAPGRMTRTQVQERYRLSDIYIAPAELEAFGIAALEARTTGLPVVAPRKSGVSEFIEHRVNGLLAGDDAGMADALARLASDRELREGMIRHNTEVLPKESWDSVVLMVEAEYARAIDQMRES
- a CDS encoding methylated-DNA--[protein]-cysteine S-methyltransferase produces the protein MRRSDVPQAVDEVPETHQRRRHGELTIVADDDAIVGAYFPGHWVKPAQDDFGPQVEPTSDDVLGLATTQFAQYFRRERTTFDLPLRTHGDPLSERVWDLLMAIPYGAKTTYGAIARELGNPNMAQAVGRSVGHNPISIVIPCHRVVGSDGSLTGYAGGLDRKRFLLDPKEPAEAKAARLF
- a CDS encoding serine hydrolase domain-containing protein codes for the protein MDVSQRLHAALLQQQREHRAPSVSCALLRDGDVAWSDAVGHLDGRPGSALATTDTPYRIGSLTKTFVAVAVLQLVAEGLIDLDDPVTDHLPELGDSMRRVPVAALLNHSSGLHAETEGPWWERSDGVTWEEVLPSIRRAHRIGARFHYSNVGYAVAGEVVARQRNCSWFETVQQRILAPLGMTRTSYDRPDDAAPGWAVHPHTDLLHAEPTHDSRAMAPAGQLWSTVLDLAVWARFLARGDARVLPDDLRLDMQVPGAIDDTAGGRWVRAYGLGLDIFNIDRRRFIGHGGSMPGYLAALRIDPTNGDGFVVQANTTGNFDLDLGYDLLEMLDESLPRDVQPWTATGSATELDVTGTWFWGPREHVATVHEGVLDLRPTRSGRGSRFVTHPDGGWVGLDEYYAGERLHLHEVEGTQYLDLGSFRFSRTPYHPESDIPGGTDPAGWH
- a CDS encoding GNAT family N-acetyltransferase — protein: MITLVEPSEQLRDSWRESRDEFRDSHIHGYSIFGFTEEELATDDGFDRWLAQQRRNLTDPPEGYVPSALYWIVDDEEPARVLGSLNLRFALNDFLREQGGHIGYGVRASARRRGVATAALMASLDKARERGMDRVLVTCETTNLASARTIERCGGVLEDVRGDKRRYWITL
- a CDS encoding NAD(P)-dependent oxidoreductase, yielding MKILVLGGTGMVGSDIAKEAARRGHDVTIASRSGSTVGDLPSATIDLQDTDALVSAATAYDALVLAVPSDRTGGDTAPTIEAHRRLIAAAPQTRLFVVGGAGALSVGDVLLKDTPEFPAAYKPESDAFAAVLDLYRAAEGLDWTMLAPSPMIAPGPAGEPVLGTDSPVGDSVTTGTFAVAALDELEQPAHRGTRFTVADTA